The Pseudomonas asiatica genome has a segment encoding these proteins:
- a CDS encoding DUF465 domain-containing protein has product MPVSHDLYQDLHYPREIVQQRRQQDKALDRLLDEYMDIDNQVLAAESISAGNFEDEDLRRLKERRLAVKYMIERQLEHKA; this is encoded by the coding sequence ATGCCTGTCTCCCACGATCTTTACCAGGACTTGCACTACCCGCGCGAAATCGTCCAGCAACGCCGTCAGCAGGACAAGGCACTGGACCGGCTGCTGGACGAGTACATGGACATCGACAACCAGGTGCTGGCCGCCGAGTCGATCTCGGCGGGCAACTTCGAGGATGAAGACCTGCGCCGCCTGAAAGAACGTCGGCTGGCAGTGAAGTACATGATCGAGCGCCAACTGGAGCACAAGGCCTGA